The Geminocystis sp. NIES-3708 genomic sequence AATTGGTACATATCCTTTGATTATACGCCCTGCTTTTACCATGGGTGGTACTGGTGGCGGTATTGCTTATAACCAAGAAGAATATGAAGAAATGGCAAAATTTGGGATTGATGCTTCTCCCATGTCTCAGATTCTCGTGGAAAAATCTCTCATTGGTTGGAAAGAATATGAGTTAGAAGTGATGCGCGATTTGGAAGATAATGTTGTTATTATCTGTTCCATCGAAAACATTGATCCTATGGGGGTACATACTGGAGATTCTATCACCGTAGCTCCTGCTCAAACTTTAACAGATAAAGAATATCAAAGATTAAGGGATTATTCTAAAGCAATTATTCGAGAGATTGGGGTAGAAACAGGAGGTTCAAATATTCAGTTTTCCGTTAACCCTGTCAATGGGGATGTTATCGTAATTGAAATGAACCCTCGTGTATCTCGTTCTTCTGCTTTAGCATCGAAAGCTACTGGTTTCCCTATCGCTAAATTTGCGGCAAAATTAGCCGTAGGTTACTCTTTAGATGAAATTTCTAATGATATTACGAAGAAAACTCCTGCATCTTTTGAGCCAACTATCGATTATGTTGTTACGAAAATACCACGTTTTGCCTTTGAAAAATTCCCTGGCTCATCTCCTGTTTTAACTACACAAATGAAGTCTGTCGGCGAAGCCATGGCGATCGGACGTACTTTTGCGGAATCTTTTCAAAAAGCCTTAAGATCTCTTGAAACTGGACGTTTTGGCTTTGGTTGTGATAAAAATGAGACTTTACCGACATTATCGCAAATTAGCTCTCAATTACGCACTCCTAATCCTGAAAGAATTTTTAGTGTTTACCATGCTTTTCGTTTAGGTATGAGTGTTGAGCAAATTTATGAATTAACGGCGATCGATCCTTGGTTTTTGGATAAAATGCAGGAAATTGTTGATATTGAGAAGTTTATGAGACGTACTTCTTTACAAAAAATTACTGCTCCAGAAATGCGTTTTATTAAACAATATGGTTTTAGCGATCGCCAAATTGCCTTTGCCACCAAAACCTCAGAGGATGAAGTGAGAGATTTTCGTAAATCTTTAGGTATTTTACCAATTTATAAATTAGTTGATACTTGCGCCGCCGAATTTGAAGCTTTTACCCCTTACTATTATTCTACTTATGAAAGTGGAGAAAATGAAAGCATCCCCACCGATAGACGTAAAGTCATGATTTTAGGAGGTGGACCTAATCGCATCGGTCAAGGTATAGAATTTGATTATTGTTGTTGTCATGCCTCTTTCTCTCTCCAAGATGCAGGTTTTGAAACCATTATGGTTAACTCGAATCCTGAAACTGTATCTACAGATTATGATACTAGTGATCGCCTTTACTTTGAACCCTTAACGAAAGAAGATGTTTTGAATATCATCGAAGCAGAAAATCCTGAAGGGGTAATTATCCAATTTGGTGGACAAACACCGCTAAAATTAGCAGTACCATTGAAAAACTATCTTGCTGATCCTAATACATTAGTAACAACCAAAATTTGGGGTACTTCTCCAGATTCTATTGATACTGCTGAAGATAGAGAAAAATTTGAGGCTATTTTAGGTGAATTAGACATAAAACAACCCCCTAACGGTATCGCAAGAAGTTTTCAAGAATCGAAAATTATTTCTAATAAAATTGGTTATCCCGTAGTTGTTCGTCCTTCCTATGTACTTGGTGGGCGTGGTATGCGTATCGTTTATAATGATACTGAATTAGAGCAATACATGAAATATGCTGTGGATATTGAGCCTGATCATCCTATTTTAATCGATAAATTCTTACAAAATGCCATCGAAGTTGATGTTGACGCTATCTGTGACATGACAGGAAAAGTCGTTATTGGTGGTATTATGGAACATATCGAAGAAGCAGGAGTACATTCGGGAGATTCTGCTTGTTCAATTCCTTATATTACTCTTTCTGACAATATTTTAACTACTTTGCGCACATGGACAGAAAAACTCGCACAATCCTTAAAAGTAGTGGGTTTAATGAACATTCAATACGCTGTACAAGGTGAAACTGCTTATATTTTAGAAGCGAATCCTCGTGCATCTCGTACTGTACCTTTTGTGTCGAAAGCCATAGGACGACCTTTAGCGAAAATTGCTTCTTTAGTTATGTCGGGTAAAACCCTTGAGGAATTGGGGGTAACAGAAGAAATTATCCCTAAGCACGTTGCTGTTAAAGAAGCTGTATTGCCTTTTAATAAGTTTGCAGGTACAGATACTTTACTCGGACCTGAAATGCGTAGTACGGGGGAAGTAATGGGCATAGATAGCGATTTTGGGAAGGCATTTGCTAAAGCTGAAATAGGTGCAGGCGTAGCAATTCATACCTCAGGCACTGTATTTATTTCCATGAATGATAGAGATAAAGAAGCAATTGTACCTGTAGCTAAAGAGTTGGTAGAATTAGGTTTTAAAATTGTTGCCACCGAAGGTACAAAAAAAGTATTGATTGATCATGGTGTCAAAGATGTTGAATTAGTTTTAAAATTACACGAAGGTCGTCCTCATGTAGTTGATGCTATTAAAAATAAGCAAATTCAATTCATCATCAATACTCCTAATAGTGACGAAGAAACTCAAATGGATGGACGTAAAATTCGGCGATCGGCATTAGACTATAAGTTACCGATTATTACTACTATTGCTGGTGCAAAAGCTACTGTTGAAGCAATTCGTTCTTTACAGTCAGAACCTTTACAGG encodes the following:
- the carB gene encoding carbamoyl-phosphate synthase large subunit, which gives rise to MPRREDINKILILGSGPIIIGQACEFDYSGTQACKALREEGYQVVLVNSNPATIMTDPETAERTYVEPITPEIVEKVIAKERPDALLPTMGGQTALNTAVSLAESGVLNKYGVELIGAKLPAIKMAEDRELFKEAMARIGVPVCPSGIASNWEEAKAVAEEIGTYPLIIRPAFTMGGTGGGIAYNQEEYEEMAKFGIDASPMSQILVEKSLIGWKEYELEVMRDLEDNVVIICSIENIDPMGVHTGDSITVAPAQTLTDKEYQRLRDYSKAIIREIGVETGGSNIQFSVNPVNGDVIVIEMNPRVSRSSALASKATGFPIAKFAAKLAVGYSLDEISNDITKKTPASFEPTIDYVVTKIPRFAFEKFPGSSPVLTTQMKSVGEAMAIGRTFAESFQKALRSLETGRFGFGCDKNETLPTLSQISSQLRTPNPERIFSVYHAFRLGMSVEQIYELTAIDPWFLDKMQEIVDIEKFMRRTSLQKITAPEMRFIKQYGFSDRQIAFATKTSEDEVRDFRKSLGILPIYKLVDTCAAEFEAFTPYYYSTYESGENESIPTDRRKVMILGGGPNRIGQGIEFDYCCCHASFSLQDAGFETIMVNSNPETVSTDYDTSDRLYFEPLTKEDVLNIIEAENPEGVIIQFGGQTPLKLAVPLKNYLADPNTLVTTKIWGTSPDSIDTAEDREKFEAILGELDIKQPPNGIARSFQESKIISNKIGYPVVVRPSYVLGGRGMRIVYNDTELEQYMKYAVDIEPDHPILIDKFLQNAIEVDVDAICDMTGKVVIGGIMEHIEEAGVHSGDSACSIPYITLSDNILTTLRTWTEKLAQSLKVVGLMNIQYAVQGETAYILEANPRASRTVPFVSKAIGRPLAKIASLVMSGKTLEELGVTEEIIPKHVAVKEAVLPFNKFAGTDTLLGPEMRSTGEVMGIDSDFGKAFAKAEIGAGVAIHTSGTVFISMNDRDKEAIVPVAKELVELGFKIVATEGTKKVLIDHGVKDVELVLKLHEGRPHVVDAIKNKQIQFIINTPNSDEETQMDGRKIRRSALDYKLPIITTIAGAKATVEAIRSLQSEPLQVKALQDYF